The genome window GAGGAACTGGGACCGGCGCTCGTCGCGCACACGGACGTCGACATGATCGTCTTCACCGGCTCGCGGGCCGTGGGGCTGGCGATCAACAAGGACGCCGCCGACACCGACCCGCGGCAGTCGATGGTCAAGCGGGTTGTCGCCGAGATGGGCGGGAAGAACGCCATCATTATCGACGACGACGCCGACCTCGACGAGGCGGTCCTCGGCGTCCTCCAGAGTGCCTTCGGCTACAGTGGCCAGAAGTGCTCGGCCTGCTCGCGGGTCATCGTCCTGGGAGCGGTCTACGACGCCTTCCTGGCGCGGCTCAAGCCGGCGGTCGAAAGCCTCCGCATCGGTCCGCCCGAGGAGCCCGCGACGTCGATCGGCCCCGTGATCGACGAAGAGGCCCAGAAGCGGATCCAGGACTACATCGCCGTCGGGATGGAAGAGCACCGGGTGATCGTCGCCATGGGAGCCGATGGCTTGACGAAGGAGGGCTACTACGTCGGCCCGCACGTCTTCGCCGATGTGGAGCCGACGGCGCGGATCGCCCAGGATGAGATCTTCGGGCCCGTCCTCGCCGTGATCCGGGCCAAAAACCTCGACGAGGCGATCGATTTCGCCAATCGGACCCCCTACGCCCTGACCGCCGGGATCTACTCCCGCAGCCCCCGCAACCTGCAGCGGGTGAAGCAGGAGTTGCAGGTCGGAAACCTGTACATCAACCGCGGCATCACCGGGGCCCTGGTCCAGCGGCATCCGTTTGGCGGATACAAGATGTCCGGGATCGGCTCCAAGGCCGGGGGGCGGGACTACCTGCTCCAGTTCCTGATTCCGGTCTGCGTCTCCGAGAACACGATGCGGCGCGGGTTCGCGCCCGACGTCGATGCGACCGCTTGAGCGGTGGCTTCGCCGTCTTCGGTTTTCCCTGCGTCCTTCAGCGAGAGGTCTCCGTGATGCGCACGCTTCTGATTCTCGGCCTGCTCCTGGGACCGATCGCGACCGCCCGCGGTGACGAACTGGTCCTGTTCGCCGGCGGAGGGACGGGGGAGGACAACGTCCCGGCAGCGGAGGCCAAGTTCGTCCAGCCGTTCGGCATCGACTTCGACACCGCGGGGAACGCGTACGTCGTCGAACTGAA of Planctomyces sp. SH-PL14 contains these proteins:
- the pruA gene encoding L-glutamate gamma-semialdehyde dehydrogenase; this encodes MAKKKATAVSSTSSPTTSVDDVTERNEELGMEAGAADASDTVVSPIAGKPAPPEWVVTGYPFQNEPPTDFSRDDMREAMEQALADVADQLGGEYGLVINGKTIDTRAKLTSKNPAHRKQVVGTLAAAHPDHVPQAVDAARRAYRGWSRTPAQQRAEYLEVIAAEMRNRRFELAAWEIYECGKTWAEADADVAEAIDFCMYYAAQMRDLSVTVQCDFPGEENSYTYRPRGVVGVIAPWNFPLAILTGMTVAALVAGNTVVMKPAEQSSVVAAKLMEMFRDAGLPNGVVNFLPGIGEELGPALVAHTDVDMIVFTGSRAVGLAINKDAADTDPRQSMVKRVVAEMGGKNAIIIDDDADLDEAVLGVLQSAFGYSGQKCSACSRVIVLGAVYDAFLARLKPAVESLRIGPPEEPATSIGPVIDEEAQKRIQDYIAVGMEEHRVIVAMGADGLTKEGYYVGPHVFADVEPTARIAQDEIFGPVLAVIRAKNLDEAIDFANRTPYALTAGIYSRSPRNLQRVKQELQVGNLYINRGITGALVQRHPFGGYKMSGIGSKAGGRDYLLQFLIPVCVSENTMRRGFAPDVDATA